ATGCCGGAATTTTGGCCGCCCAAATCATAGGCAGCCACGTTCCGGAAGTGCTTCAAAATATCATCGATTATAAGGAAGGCTTAAAAGCCAAGGTGATCGCTTCTCGCGAAAAGCTGAATTCCTAAAGGTTTTTCAAAAGGGTCATTAACTGCTCCTTTTTTCGGTTGGCTACCGGAATTCGACTACCGTCTTCCAAAATAAGGTAGCCTCCATCCGTTTGCACATACTTCTTCAGATAGTTCACATTCACCAAATGGGATTTGTGGATGCGTAGGAAATTATAACCTTCCAACATCATATCAAATTCCTTTAAGGTTTTGGATGCCAGGAGATTCTTTTGACCATTCAAGAAGAAAGTGGTGTAATTGGAGCTACTCTCCAAACGGATAATATCGGTCAATCGAATTACGTGCATACCATCCGAAGTAGGCACCACAATCTTTTTAGGGGAATCTGAGGCCTGACGGATATTCTCTACTAGTACATTGAAATTACTAGCTCTTTTAGGAAGGCCCTTTTCACTTTCCACTTTGCGGACGGCCTTAACCAATTCTTCCGGATCTACAGGTTTAAGAAGATAATCGAGAGCGCTAAACTTGATCGCTTGGATAGCGAATTCATCGTGGGCGGTAATAAATATTACGGCCGGATGCTTCTTCGTCTCATCTGCCATAAGGCCATTTAAAAGGTCGAAGCCACTTTCGCCTGCCAAATCAATATCCAGGAAAAGAACGTCTATATCTTCCTGATCCAGAAGATCCAAGCCCTCTTGCACGGAACCACCTTGTCCGGCAATTTCCAATTCAGGGCAAAATAAATCCAGTTTCCCCACTAAGGCTTCGCGCGAATTTTGTTCGTCGTCGATAATAACTGCTCTGAGCATATTTATAATTCTTGAGCGGGTAAACGTATGATCACCTTAGTGCCACAGGCCTCCCCTTGTTGGTTGTATTTATCAATGATCTTTAGATCGATCACATCGTTCATGGATCGTTTCAGGAGATCGATCCTATCCTTATTAATCTGAGTTGCCATGCTGCGATGCGCCTTCTTATTCGGCAATTCTTTGGCTTTTTCCCTGCCAATTCCATCATCTTCAATCGTGCAGCAAAGTAGGTCTCCATCCAGCTTAAAGCTGATATGAATAAAGCCATTCCCTTCTTTAGGCTTAAGTCCATGCAAGATCGCATTTTCTACATGAGGCTGAATTAACATGGGTGGAAGTCCAATATCATAATCCAGTTCCTCATCGACTTCAATCTCGTACTCAAACTTATTATTGAAACGTAGCTTTTCTAATTCAAGATAGTTCTTCAAAACCGAAACCTCTGTTTCTACCGGATGAATATGCTCCATTGATGATTCAAGGGTTAGCCTCATCAATTTTGCGAAATTGTTGAGATAACGCACTGCCATCTTCGGATCCTGCTTAAAGATAAAACTGGAAATACTATCCAGGGCATTAAAGATAAAATGGGGGTTCATCTGCAAGCGCAGGGCCTTACGTTCCATTTCCAAAAGGTCATTTTCCAGGCGTAAACGCTCCTCCCTTCTTTGCCAACGATCGCGCAGATAAACATAGGCCAAAGCAAAAAGCGCCAAAGCAATCAAAGACCAAAACCACCAAGTACGCCAAACCGCCTCTTTCACAACAAAAACATAAGGCTTCGCACTTAAAGCCCAGCTTTGCCAGGGATAACGCGACTCAACTTCCAAAGTATAGCGGCCTGCTTTTAAATCACTAAACAAGGCTTCACGACGGGTACCAGCATAGGTCCAATTATCACTTTGCCCCAGTAATCGATAGCGATACTGAATCAATTCAGGTAATAAAATGCTGCGCAAGCCATAGCGAAAGCGGAGGTAGTTTTGATCGTGATCCAACTCCGTAAACTCCCTTAATCCACTGAAAGCTTCGCTTGGCCACATATCTAGGTCCGCCGCATTTTCCTCCCTTAATAATTCCGCTTCCAACAGTGCTAAAACCCCCGGATGATGGTATTGCTTAAAGCGTTTAAGATCCCAAATAAACAGACCTTCTTCACCGGCGGCATAGAGCTCGCCTTCCCTTTCCTTTAGTGCGCCCCCATTAACCGGAGGACCAAAGAAATGGATCTGTGCCGACTCGCCCGCCTTATGACTTTCCTTTACATCAGATAAACTTACCAGACCTTTATTGGTACCAATCCACAATTCACCTTCACTCAAAGCAAAGGCTCGAATTTCCGCAAACTCCAAATCTTTAAGGCTGTAGATATGGGCCTTTGAATTTGAGCGATCAATGATATACAGGCCATTACTGATGGTCCCTACCGCTAAACGCTTACCGGGCATTGGCTGTATGGCACTCATACCTATGCTATCCAGATTTACTCCGGCCAGCTCTTGATAATGCTGCCAATTACTGCCATCAAAATGCCAGAGTCCCTGAGTATAAGAGGCAAACCAAAAACCATCTTGAGGCAGATATTGGATGGAAAAAATGCTAGCAAAACCCAGCTCTTCATCGGATAAGATTCTTTGCCATTGCCCGGACTTTAAGCGCCAAATACCACTGCTACCTGCAGCCCAAATTTCTCCATTTCCTTTGCCGATACTAAATACAAAGCCATCAATAGGGGTGGAATGAATAACTTCCTGTCCTTCAATTTTATAATATAAACCCGCTTCGGT
The Croceimicrobium hydrocarbonivorans genome window above contains:
- a CDS encoding LytR/AlgR family response regulator transcription factor → MLRAVIIDDEQNSREALVGKLDLFCPELEIAGQGGSVQEGLDLLDQEDIDVLFLDIDLAGESGFDLLNGLMADETKKHPAVIFITAHDEFAIQAIKFSALDYLLKPVDPEELVKAVRKVESEKGLPKRASNFNVLVENIRQASDSPKKIVVPTSDGMHVIRLTDIIRLESSSNYTTFFLNGQKNLLASKTLKEFDMMLEGYNFLRIHKSHLVNVNYLKKYVQTDGGYLILEDGSRIPVANRKKEQLMTLLKNL
- a CDS encoding sensor histidine kinase, with product MSKFGLIRHWQYLSQMARAQHFLAFLLFACLWSAKAQEAAFERIGLEEGLPTLSITDMVQGPEGFIWMASEGAGLLRYDGYRFENFGLKEFPLINQVVRSFKGERLYIQDGRRLAEFQGKDFKLISLPEGTQILDICDFQGQLYVALSNGLYHWDGDSLFFHSALPDGFKDLGQIEDQLVLCTSDALYTWQDAWQQLDSSAYISLAAGKADFYLAHGKLYNLKTAPLGPDQQRGDSIAFALSTPSLNVFVDRQNVYLQGRDESDLSGFYSNDYQGYFSASEIKNIYSFQGLVLLSTSRGIFKMQSPFFKEFGRKMPLLNLSVDENKVFLGTPFGLEVWPFQKVISLKGLVLASLVEGDTIYIATEAGLYYKIEGQEVIHSTPIDGFVFSIGKGNGEIWAAGSSGIWRLKSGQWQRILSDEELGFASIFSIQYLPQDGFWFASYTQGLWHFDGSNWQHYQELAGVNLDSIGMSAIQPMPGKRLAVGTISNGLYIIDRSNSKAHIYSLKDLEFAEIRAFALSEGELWIGTNKGLVSLSDVKESHKAGESAQIHFFGPPVNGGALKEREGELYAAGEEGLFIWDLKRFKQYHHPGVLALLEAELLREENAADLDMWPSEAFSGLREFTELDHDQNYLRFRYGLRSILLPELIQYRYRLLGQSDNWTYAGTRREALFSDLKAGRYTLEVESRYPWQSWALSAKPYVFVVKEAVWRTWWFWSLIALALFALAYVYLRDRWQRREERLRLENDLLEMERKALRLQMNPHFIFNALDSISSFIFKQDPKMAVRYLNNFAKLMRLTLESSMEHIHPVETEVSVLKNYLELEKLRFNNKFEYEIEVDEELDYDIGLPPMLIQPHVENAILHGLKPKEGNGFIHISFKLDGDLLCCTIEDDGIGREKAKELPNKKAHRSMATQINKDRIDLLKRSMNDVIDLKIIDKYNQQGEACGTKVIIRLPAQEL